One region of Hoeflea sp. 108 genomic DNA includes:
- the rplL gene encoding 50S ribosomal protein L7/L12 produces the protein MADLAKIVDDLSALTVLEAAELSKLLEEKWGVSAAAPVAVAAVAGGAAAAPVEEKTEFDVILASAGDKKIEVIKEVRAITGLGLKEAKDLVEGAPKPVKEGVSKADAEKLKAQLEAAGAKIELK, from the coding sequence ATGGCTGATCTCGCAAAGATCGTTGACGACCTGTCGGCCCTGACCGTCCTTGAGGCGGCTGAGCTGTCGAAGCTGCTCGAAGAGAAGTGGGGCGTCTCCGCTGCTGCTCCGGTGGCTGTTGCTGCCGTCGCTGGCGGTGCTGCTGCTGCTCCGGTCGAAGAGAAGACCGAATTCGACGTCATCCTGGCTTCGGCCGGCGACAAGAAGATCGAAGTCATCAAGGAAGTCCGCGCCATCACCGGCCTGGGCCTCAAGGAAGCCAAGGACCTCGTTGAAGGCGCTCCGAAGCCCGTCAAGGAAGGCGTTTCCAAGGCTGACGCCGAGAAGCTCAAGGCTCAGCTGGAAGCAGCTGGCGCCAAGATCGAGCTCAAGTAA
- the rpoB gene encoding DNA-directed RNA polymerase subunit beta, whose amino-acid sequence MAQTQTFNGRRRVRKFFGKIPEVAEMPNLIEVQKASYDQFLMVDEPKGGRPDEGLQAVFKSVFPISDFSGASMLEFVKYEFEAPKFDVDECRQRDLTFAAPLKVTLRLIVFDIDEDTGAKSIKDIKEQDVYMGDMPLMTSNGTFIVNGTERVIVSQMHRSPGVFFDHDKGKSHSSGKLLFAARVIPYRGSWLDIEFDSKDIVHARIDRRRKIPVSSLLMALGMDGEEILSTFYNKITYKKSGDHWRIPFSVDRFRGLKAVGDLVDADTGEIVVEAGKKITARQAKQLAEKGLKAIKATEDDLFGSYLAEDIVNYATGEIYLEAGDEIDEKTLKTLLAAGEEEINILDIDHINVGGYIRNTLAVDKNESRQDALFDIYRVMRPGEPPTIDTAEAMFNSLFFDAERYDLSAVGRVKMNMRLELDAADTVRVLRKEDILAVVKTLVELRDGKGEIDDIDNLGNRRVRSVGELMENQYRVGLLRMERAIKERMSSIEIDTVMPQDLINAKPAAAAVREFFGSSQLSQFMDQTNPLSEITHKRRLSALGPGGLTRERAGFEVRDVHPTHYGRICPIETPEGPNIGLINSLATFARVNKYGFIESPYRKIVDGKLTNDVVYLSAMEEAKHFVAQANAELDKNGHFVDEFVICRNAGEVMMAPRENVDLMDVSPKQMVSVAAALIPFLENDDANRALMGSNMQRQAVPLVRAEAPFVGTGMEPIVARDSGAAIGARRGGIVDQVDATRIVIRATEDLEAGKSGVDIYRLMKFQRSNQNTCINQRPLVRMGDRVNKGDIIADGPSTDLGDLALGRNVLVAFMPWNGYNYEDSILLSERIVADDVFTSIHIEEFEVMARDTKLGPEEITRDIPNVSEEALKNLDEAGIVYIGAEVQPGDILVGKITPKGESPMTPEEKLLRAIFGEKASDVRDTSMRMPPGTYGTVVEVRVFNRHGVEKDERAMAIEREEIERLAKDRDDEQAILDRNVYSRLSDMLVGKDAIAGPKGFKKGSTLARETLVDYPRSQWWQFAVEDEKMQGELEALRGQYDDSKKQLEQRFMDKVEKVQRGDEMPPGVMKMVKVFVAVKRKMQPGDKMAGRHGNKGVVSRIVPVEDMPFLEDGTHADIVLNPLGVPSRMNVGQILETHLGWACAGMGRKIGELIEAYKQSGDIKPLRQTIESIIPDNDRNEPVRDYDDESIVRLGDQMKRGVSIATPVFDGAHEANINEMLSQAGLHTSGQSQLYDGRTGEPFDRKVTMGYIYMLKLHHLVDDKIHARSIGPYSLVTQQPLGGKAQFGGQRFGEMEVWALEAYGAAYTLQEMLTVKSDDVAGRTKVYEAIVRGDDTFEAGIPESFNVLVKEMRSLGLNVELENTKLDDTQQRLPDAAE is encoded by the coding sequence ATGGCCCAGACCCAGACTTTCAATGGCCGCAGACGCGTACGCAAGTTCTTCGGAAAGATCCCCGAAGTTGCGGAGATGCCGAACCTGATCGAGGTTCAGAAGGCATCCTATGACCAGTTCCTGATGGTGGACGAGCCCAAGGGCGGACGTCCGGATGAGGGCCTGCAGGCCGTTTTCAAGTCGGTCTTCCCGATCTCCGACTTCTCCGGCGCCTCGATGCTGGAGTTCGTCAAGTACGAGTTCGAAGCACCGAAGTTCGACGTTGACGAATGCCGTCAGCGCGACCTGACTTTCGCTGCGCCACTGAAGGTGACGCTGCGCCTGATCGTGTTCGATATCGACGAGGATACCGGCGCGAAGTCGATCAAGGACATCAAGGAGCAGGACGTCTACATGGGCGACATGCCGCTCATGACGTCCAACGGCACCTTCATCGTCAACGGCACCGAGCGTGTCATCGTCTCGCAGATGCACCGTTCGCCTGGTGTGTTCTTCGACCATGACAAGGGCAAGTCGCACTCCTCGGGCAAGCTTCTGTTTGCCGCGCGCGTCATCCCCTATCGCGGCTCGTGGCTCGACATCGAGTTCGACAGCAAGGACATCGTCCACGCCCGTATCGACCGCCGCCGCAAGATCCCGGTGTCGTCGCTGCTGATGGCGCTCGGCATGGACGGCGAAGAGATCCTGTCGACCTTCTACAACAAGATCACCTACAAGAAGTCGGGCGACCACTGGCGCATTCCGTTCTCGGTCGATCGTTTCCGCGGCCTCAAGGCTGTTGGCGACCTGGTTGACGCCGACACTGGCGAGATCGTTGTCGAAGCCGGCAAGAAGATCACCGCGCGTCAGGCCAAGCAGCTTGCCGAAAAGGGTCTGAAGGCGATCAAGGCGACGGAAGACGATCTTTTCGGCAGCTACCTCGCTGAGGACATCGTCAACTATGCCACCGGCGAGATTTATCTGGAGGCCGGCGACGAGATCGATGAGAAGACGCTGAAGACGCTGCTGGCGGCTGGCGAGGAAGAAATCAACATCCTCGACATCGACCACATCAACGTCGGCGGCTACATCCGCAACACGCTGGCCGTGGACAAGAACGAGAGCCGCCAGGACGCTCTGTTCGACATCTATCGTGTCATGCGTCCGGGCGAGCCGCCCACCATCGACACCGCCGAAGCGATGTTCAACTCGCTGTTCTTCGACGCCGAGCGCTACGACCTGTCGGCCGTCGGCCGCGTCAAGATGAACATGCGTCTCGAACTCGACGCCGCTGACACCGTTCGTGTGCTGCGCAAGGAAGACATCCTTGCCGTGGTCAAGACGCTGGTCGAACTGCGCGACGGCAAGGGCGAGATCGACGACATCGACAACCTCGGCAACCGCCGTGTCCGTTCGGTCGGCGAGCTTATGGAAAACCAATACCGCGTCGGCCTGCTCCGCATGGAGCGCGCGATCAAGGAGCGTATGTCCTCGATCGAGATCGACACGGTGATGCCGCAGGACCTGATCAACGCCAAGCCCGCGGCTGCTGCGGTGCGCGAGTTCTTCGGTTCGTCGCAGCTGTCGCAGTTCATGGACCAGACCAACCCGCTCTCGGAAATCACCCACAAGCGTCGTCTTTCGGCGCTTGGACCCGGTGGTCTGACCCGCGAGCGCGCCGGTTTCGAAGTCCGCGACGTTCACCCGACGCACTACGGCCGTATCTGCCCGATCGAAACGCCGGAAGGCCCGAACATCGGTCTGATCAACTCGCTGGCCACCTTCGCACGTGTCAACAAGTACGGCTTCATCGAGAGCCCGTACCGCAAGATCGTCGACGGCAAGCTGACCAACGACGTGGTCTACCTGTCGGCTATGGAAGAGGCCAAGCACTTCGTTGCCCAGGCCAACGCCGAGCTCGACAAGAACGGCCATTTCGTCGACGAGTTCGTCATTTGCCGTAACGCCGGCGAAGTGATGATGGCGCCGCGCGAAAACGTCGACTTGATGGACGTTTCGCCGAAGCAGATGGTGTCGGTCGCTGCCGCGCTGATCCCGTTCCTGGAAAACGACGACGCCAACCGCGCTCTGATGGGCTCGAACATGCAGCGTCAGGCCGTGCCGCTGGTGCGCGCCGAGGCTCCGTTCGTCGGCACCGGCATGGAGCCGATCGTCGCCCGTGACTCGGGTGCTGCGATCGGTGCGCGCCGCGGCGGTATCGTCGATCAGGTCGATGCGACCCGTATCGTCATCCGTGCGACGGAAGACCTCGAGGCCGGCAAGTCCGGCGTCGACATCTACCGCCTGATGAAGTTCCAGCGTTCGAACCAGAACACCTGCATCAACCAGCGTCCGCTGGTGCGTATGGGTGACCGGGTCAACAAGGGCGACATCATTGCTGACGGTCCGTCGACCGATCTCGGCGATCTGGCGCTCGGCCGGAACGTGCTCGTCGCGTTCATGCCGTGGAACGGCTACAACTACGAGGACTCGATCCTGCTCTCCGAGCGTATTGTGGCCGACGACGTCTTCACCTCGATCCACATCGAGGAGTTCGAGGTCATGGCGCGCGACACCAAGCTTGGGCCTGAGGAAATCACGCGCGACATTCCGAACGTCTCGGAAGAAGCGCTGAAGAACCTCGACGAAGCCGGTATCGTCTATATCGGCGCTGAGGTTCAGCCGGGCGACATCCTGGTCGGCAAGATCACGCCGAAGGGCGAAAGCCCGATGACGCCGGAAGAGAAGCTTCTGCGCGCCATCTTCGGTGAAAAGGCGTCCGACGTCCGTGACACCTCCATGCGTATGCCGCCCGGAACCTACGGTACGGTCGTCGAAGTGCGCGTCTTCAACCGCCACGGCGTGGAGAAGGACGAGCGCGCGATGGCGATCGAGCGCGAGGAAATCGAGCGTCTCGCAAAGGACCGCGACGACGAACAGGCGATCCTCGACCGCAACGTCTACAGCCGTCTGAGCGACATGCTCGTCGGCAAGGACGCGATTGCCGGACCGAAGGGCTTCAAGAAGGGCTCTACGCTGGCTCGGGAGACGCTTGTCGACTACCCGCGTTCGCAGTGGTGGCAGTTCGCCGTCGAAGACGAGAAGATGCAGGGTGAGCTTGAAGCTCTGCGCGGCCAGTACGACGACTCCAAGAAGCAGCTCGAGCAGCGCTTCATGGACAAGGTCGAAAAGGTGCAGCGCGGCGACGAGATGCCCCCCGGCGTCATGAAGATGGTCAAGGTCTTCGTCGCGGTGAAGCGTAAGATGCAGCCCGGCGACAAGATGGCCGGCCGTCACGGCAACAAGGGTGTCGTGTCGCGCATCGTTCCTGTCGAGGACATGCCGTTCCTCGAAGACGGAACGCACGCCGACATCGTGCTCAACCCGCTGGGCGTGCCTTCGCGCATGAACGTCGGTCAGATCCTCGAAACCCATCTCGGCTGGGCTTGCGCCGGCATGGGCAGGAAGATCGGTGAGCTCATCGAAGCGTACAAGCAGAGCGGCGACATCAAGCCGCTTCGCCAGACGATCGAGAGCATCATCCCCGACAACGACCGCAACGAGCCGGTCCGCGACTACGACGACGAGTCCATCGTTCGCCTTGGCGATCAGATGAAGCGCGGCGTCTCCATCGCGACCCCGGTGTTCGACGGTGCGCACGAGGCCAACATCAACGAGATGCTGTCCCAGGCGGGTCTGCACACCTCGGGCCAGTCGCAGCTCTACGACGGACGTACGGGCGAGCCGTTCGACCGCAAGGTGACCATGGGCTACATCTACATGCTCAAGCTTCACCACCTGGTCGACGACAAGATCCACGCCCGTTCGATCGGCCCGTACTCGCTCGTCACCCAGCAGCCGCTGGGCGGTAAGGCGCAGTTCGGCGGTCAGCGCTTCGGCGAAATGGAGGTCTGGGCACTCGAAGCCTACGGTGCGGCCTACACGCTGCAGGAAATGCTGACGGTGAAGTCGGACGACGTCGCCGGCCGTACCAAGGTCTACGAGGCAATCGTGCGCGGCGACGACACGTTCGAAGCGGGCATCCCCGAGAGCTTCAACGTTCTCGTCAAGGAAATGCGCTCGCTCGGCCTCAACGTCGAGCTGGAGAACACCAAGCTCGACGACACCCAGCAGCGCCTTCCGGACGCTGCCGAGTAA
- the rplJ gene encoding 50S ribosomal protein L10, whose translation MDRAEKRELVTSLNDAFKGAGSVVVAHYAGITVAQMNDLRVKMGQAGGTVKVAKNRLAKIALQGTGSEGIIDLFKGQTLVAYSEDPVTAPKIASEFAKGNDKLVILGGAMGSTALDADGVKALATLPSLDELRAKLVGMISTPATRIAQVVNAPAGQLARVFGAYARKDEAA comes from the coding sequence GTGGATAGAGCGGAAAAACGCGAGCTCGTCACGAGCCTGAACGACGCCTTCAAGGGCGCCGGATCAGTCGTCGTGGCCCACTATGCCGGTATCACCGTCGCGCAAATGAACGATCTTCGTGTGAAGATGGGTCAGGCCGGCGGCACCGTCAAAGTCGCGAAGAACCGTCTCGCCAAAATCGCTCTTCAGGGCACGGGTTCCGAAGGCATCATCGATCTGTTCAAGGGACAGACGCTGGTTGCCTATTCGGAAGATCCGGTCACTGCGCCAAAGATCGCGTCCGAGTTCGCCAAGGGTAATGACAAGCTTGTCATCCTTGGCGGTGCTATGGGCTCGACCGCGCTCGACGCCGACGGTGTTAAGGCTCTCGCCACACTGCCGTCGCTCGACGAGCTGCGCGCAAAGCTGGTTGGAATGATTTCCACGCCGGCTACCCGGATTGCCCAGGTCGTCAACGCGCCGGCAGGTCAGCTTGCCCGCGTCTTTGGCGCATACGCCCGGAAGGACGAGGCGGCATGA
- the secE gene encoding preprotein translocase subunit SecE, producing MAKTTNPFTFLQQVRSETAKVTWPSRRETIISTVMVLGFAAVAMIFFFAADQLMAFAVEQILGMGR from the coding sequence ATGGCGAAAACCACGAACCCCTTCACCTTTCTGCAGCAGGTAAGGTCGGAAACGGCGAAGGTGACGTGGCCGTCGCGGCGCGAGACGATCATCTCCACCGTCATGGTGCTGGGCTTTGCGGCCGTTGCGATGATCTTCTTTTTTGCCGCCGATCAGCTGATGGCCTTTGCGGTCGAGCAGATCCTGGGCATGGGCCGCTAA
- the rplA gene encoding 50S ribosomal protein L1 has protein sequence MAKIAKRVSKSREGIDPNHAYGLGEALELLKARSSVKFDETIEVAMNLGVDPRHADQMVRGVVNLPNGTGRTVRVAVFAKDAKADEARAAGADIVGAEDLVEIVQKGQIDFDRCIATPDMMPLVGRLGKVLGPRGMMPNPKVGTVTTDVAAAVKASKGGAVEFRVEKAGIIHAGVGKVSFDVKALEENIRAFADAVNKAKPSGAKGVFVKRVSVTSTMGPGLKLDLGTLAAS, from the coding sequence ATGGCTAAGATTGCAAAGCGCGTTTCCAAGTCCCGCGAGGGCATCGATCCGAACCACGCCTACGGCCTCGGCGAAGCTCTCGAGCTGCTGAAGGCTCGTTCGTCGGTGAAGTTCGATGAGACCATCGAAGTCGCCATGAACCTCGGCGTCGATCCCCGTCATGCTGACCAGATGGTCCGCGGCGTGGTCAACCTGCCGAATGGCACGGGCCGTACCGTCCGCGTCGCCGTGTTCGCCAAGGACGCAAAGGCTGACGAAGCCCGCGCTGCCGGCGCCGACATCGTCGGTGCGGAAGACCTGGTCGAGATCGTCCAGAAGGGCCAGATCGACTTCGATCGCTGCATCGCCACCCCGGACATGATGCCGCTGGTCGGCCGTCTCGGTAAGGTTCTCGGCCCGCGCGGCATGATGCCGAACCCGAAGGTCGGCACCGTCACCACCGACGTCGCTGCTGCCGTCAAGGCATCGAAGGGCGGCGCTGTTGAGTTCCGCGTCGAGAAGGCTGGCATCATCCATGCCGGCGTCGGCAAGGTCTCGTTCGACGTCAAGGCGCTGGAAGAAAACATCCGCGCCTTCGCCGATGCGGTCAACAAGGCCAAGCCGTCGGGCGCCAAGGGCGTCTTCGTCAAGCGCGTGTCCGTCACCTCGACGATGGGCCCGGGCCTCAAGCTCGACCTCGGCACGCTCGCAGCGTCCTAA
- the rplK gene encoding 50S ribosomal protein L11: MAKKIAGQLKLQVSAGSATPSPPIGPALGQRGINIMEFCKAFNAQTQELEKGSPIPVVITYYQDKSFTFVMKTPPVSYFLKKAANLKSGSKEPGKVKAGEISRAKVREIAETKMKDLNANDVEAAIKMVEGSARSMGLEVVG, from the coding sequence ATGGCTAAGAAAATAGCAGGCCAGCTCAAGCTCCAGGTTTCCGCGGGTTCGGCGACGCCGTCGCCCCCGATCGGCCCGGCGCTTGGTCAGCGTGGCATCAATATCATGGAGTTCTGCAAGGCGTTCAACGCGCAGACCCAGGAGCTCGAGAAGGGGTCGCCGATCCCGGTCGTGATCACCTATTATCAGGACAAGTCGTTCACCTTCGTCATGAAGACGCCGCCGGTGAGCTACTTCCTGAAGAAGGCCGCCAACCTGAAGTCGGGCTCCAAGGAGCCGGGCAAGGTCAAGGCTGGCGAGATCAGCCGCGCCAAGGTGCGTGAGATCGCCGAGACCAAGATGAAGGACCTGAACGCGAACGACGTCGAAGCCGCCATCAAGATGGTTGAAGGCTCTGCCCGTTCGATGGGCCTGGAAGTGGTGGGCTGA
- the nusG gene encoding transcription termination/antitermination protein NusG, with translation MTARWYIVHAYSNFEKKVAEDIEHKAKQKGLSDQIEQIVVPTEKVVEVRRGRKVDAERKFFPGYVLLKANLTDAVFSLVKNTPKVTGFLGDSKPVPITESEAQRILNQVQEGVERPKPSVTFEIGEAVRVSDGPFASFNGFVQEVDEERARLKVEVSIFGRAVPVDLEFGQVEKG, from the coding sequence ATGACCGCGCGCTGGTATATCGTCCACGCCTACTCGAACTTCGAAAAGAAGGTCGCCGAGGACATCGAGCACAAGGCCAAGCAGAAGGGCCTGAGCGACCAGATCGAGCAGATCGTCGTTCCGACCGAGAAGGTCGTTGAGGTTCGTCGCGGCCGCAAGGTCGATGCCGAGCGCAAGTTCTTCCCGGGCTATGTGCTGCTCAAGGCCAATCTGACGGACGCCGTGTTCTCGCTTGTGAAGAACACCCCGAAGGTCACTGGTTTCCTTGGCGATTCGAAGCCTGTGCCGATCACCGAGAGTGAGGCCCAGCGCATCCTGAATCAGGTTCAGGAAGGCGTCGAGCGTCCGAAGCCTTCGGTTACCTTCGAGATCGGCGAGGCGGTTCGCGTCTCCGACGGTCCGTTCGCCTCGTTCAACGGCTTCGTTCAGGAAGTCGACGAAGAGCGCGCGCGCCTCAAGGTGGAAGTTTCGATCTTCGGGCGCGCCGTGCCTGTCGATCTTGAATTCGGTCAGGTCGAGAAGGGCTGA